Proteins encoded in a region of the Hypanus sabinus isolate sHypSab1 chromosome 12, sHypSab1.hap1, whole genome shotgun sequence genome:
- the etaa1a gene encoding ewing's tumor-associated antigen 1 isoform X1, with the protein MKGEAGGGGSSSSRRRLEPLPNPPVTPEDTGIRNARRTPRTGGNRLSRSCRPAARPGTAEEILSYKTPKRIFRKQHFTANQESPVNDSELQQDIYWDQHSPTTFKLGNGKKSSGTCPHVVEISDIVNRIAPQRSSEVPLNIWLGEEAIQCSPAVSFRERIKANNSRFQRSTEEELMKLAKEFDRNMVEQDISYGQEISELNEILGDGDSEQTICTKQANCDISTLEKVAETKITEQVEHDGRRTLPLLRLHSQISSQKSLDLEAEAAVNALFDGPTQYTNLPLSQGFSGDDSSSPKLNDYHTAGAVSTPAKGNTDHDRSMDITSVGEQVVSFSTAFKQKTIPHVSSPVELDLNNSKHDKRLVYEDSTTDFKLHQQKTIDIQPKGKTAAACSFESVLDNGFDDWTNDDWMEDDSFILQISQIPELIDSPTECTHFGNQSLDTPGQQVTKEFKDANEPKNNSDVVPSVSFMQSSISKSNSKEFVTKTLQFGKKSERAKPRATFTLQNKANCKISDEQSVKKCQPGKDFTGAINTVKKKEQKNSDFSTPQHVSNLSNVSLRKLTSLTCAKSFKQENRYDDSTQKKTEHSLVLQKLASSENSELNSVSMLASERPCGAGTEKGSDVVMQGTSSEFVVDDWNDAEFYSEIQNAFSESDILWETGDDDDDLNRMCDDVEKLIENQNSQVTLHTGMIELKVANGNRSLTNKNMHKNQCTNQLNGQQKHLNQNQPSKQNVLPSLRAQPTPTDLICTVCTITTSSTQSHHLNSVSNFQSKSLSNISKMCAVNVNRMASGSGSRNSIDASNIPGSANFGHGQKICTSTVTTGHPVPKSCGIAGLTRTPRFTFSKITSSSVIGIQGNTSSHAAQYAFGNRDHVKSSMEKCVQSSEITATIQYPTASLKRHFSDSTLELKVGGMVEKPVAKCSQQEIEKKKQAALARRKMKMQANCTHPSTVTS; encoded by the exons atgaaaggggaggCGGGCGGCGgcggcagcagcagcagcaggagAAGGCTAGAGCCACTCCCAAACCCACCGGTCACACCCGAAGACACGGGCATAAGAAATGCCCGGCGCACTCCCCGGACCGGGGGCAACAGGCTGAGCCGAAGCTGCAGGCCTGCAGCAAGGCCCGGGACGGCTGAAG AAATATTGTCATATAAAACACCCAAGAGGATATTTAGAAAGCAACATTTCACTGCCAATCAAGAATCTCCAGTCAACGATTCGGAGTTGCAGCAGGATATTTATTGGGATCAGCACTCACCTACCACATTTAAATTGG GTAATGGAAAGAAGTCATCTGGAACTTGTCCACATGTGGTAGAAATATCCGATATAGTTAACCGTATTGCTCCTCAG AGATCTTCTGAAGTACCTTTGAATATCTGGCTAGGAGAAGAGGCAATCCAGTGCAGCCCTGCTGTTTCTTTTCGAGAAAGAATCAAAGCAAATAATTCAAG atttcaaaGAAGCACAGAGGAAGAATTAATGAAGTTGGCAAAAGAATTTGATCGGAATATGGTAGAACAAGATATCAGTTATGGTCAAGAAATTAGTGAACTTAACGAGATTCTGGGCGATGGAGATTCAGAACAAACAATATGCACTAAGCAAGCAAACTGTGACATTTCAACATTGGAAAAGGTGGCTGAGACTAAAATTACTGAGCAAGTTGAACATGATGGAAGACGGACCCTTCCTTTGCTAAGGTTGCACAGTCAGATTAGTAGTCAGAAGTCATTGGATCTAGAAGCTGAAGCTGCTGTCAATGCCTTGTTTGATGGGCCCACTCAGTATACCAACCTTCCCTTGAGTCAGGGCTTCTCAGGAGATGACAGTTCAAGTCCGAAATTAAATGACTATCATACTGCCGGAGCAGTTTCAACACCTGCAAAAGGCAACACTGATCATGACAGGAGCATGGATATAACGAGTGTAGGAGAGCAAGTGGTTTCATTTTCAACTGCTTTTAAACAAAAGACAATTCCTCATGTCTCTTCGCCAGttgaactggatctaaacaacTCTAAACATGACAAAAGGTTGGTTTATGAAGATTCCACTACTGATTTTAAATTACACCAACAAAAGACAATTGACATTCAACCCAAAGGCAAAACAGCTGCAGCTTGTTCATTTGAGTCCGTCCTTGATAATGGGTTTGATGACTGGACGAATGATGACTGGATGGAAGATGACTCATTTATACTGCAAATTTCACAAATCCCAGAACTGATTGATTCTcccactgaatgcacacactttgGAAACCAGTCCTTGGATACCCCTGGCCAACAAGTTACAAAGGAGTTTAAGGATGCAAATGAGCCTAAGAATAATTCTGACGTAGTACCATCTGTGTCATTTATGCAAAGTTCTATCAGCAAGTCCAACAGCAAAGAGTTTGTAACCAAGACCTTACAGTTTGGAAAAAAGTCTGAAAGAGCAAAGCCAAGGGCTACGTTTACATTACAAAACAAAGCAAACTGTAAGATATCTGACGAGCAATCTGTCAAAAAATGTCAGCCAGGTAAAGACTTTACAGGTGCAATTAATACAGTaaagaaaaaagaacaaaagaaTTCTGATTTTTCAACACCTCAACATGTTTCCAACCTGTCTAATGTATCTCTAAGGAAATTGACTTCTTTGACTTGTGCAAAATCTTTTAAACAGGAGAATCGATATGATGACAGtacacagaaaaaaacagagCATTCCCTTGTTTTACAAAAGCTTGCTTCTAGTGAGAATTCTGAATTGAACTCGGTTAGTATGCTGGCATCTGAAAGACCCTGTGGTGCTGGCACAGAGAAGGGATCTGATGTTGTGATGCAGGGTACTTCTTCTGAGTTTGTGGTTGATGATTGGAATGATGCAGAGTTCTACAGTGAAATTCAAAACGCATTTTCTGAATCTGACATTTTATGGGAAactggtgatgatgatgatgatttaaACAGGATGTGTGATGATGTAGAAAAGCTGATTGAAAACCAGAATTCTCAAGTGACTTTACATACTGGAATGATAGAATTGAAGGTAGCGAATGGCAACCGGAGTTTAACAAACAAAAATATGCATAAAAATCAGTGTACCAATCAGCTTAATGGACAGCAAAAGCATTTAAATCAAAATCAACCATCAAAACAAAATGTCTTACCTTCATTGAGGGCTCAACCTACGCCAACAGATTTGATCTGCACAGTCTGTACTATAACTACGTCCTCTACACAAAGCCATCATTTGAATTCTGTAAGCAATTTCCAGAGTAAATCTTTATCAAATATATCCAAAATGTGCGCTGTGAATGTTAACAGAATGGCTTCTGGGTCTGGTTCAAGAAACTCTATTGATGCTTCAAATATTCCAGGTTCTGCAAACTTTGGCCATGGGCAGAAAATTTGCACGTCCACTGTGACCACAGGTCATCCAGTCCCCAAATCATGTGGTATAGCTGGCCTTACCAGAACTCCAAGATtcactttcagtaaaattacaagTTCTTCTGTGATTGGTATTCAAGGGAACACTAGTAGTCATGCAGCACAGTATGCTTTCGGCAACAGGGATCATGTAAAAAGCTCCATGGAAAAATGTGTTCAGTCAAGTGAAATTACTGCAACTATACAGTATCCAACAGCATCTCTAAAGAGACATTTCTCAGACTCTACTTTAGAGCTCAAAG ttggtggaatggtggagaagccAGTGGCAAAATGTTCTCAGCAAGAGATTGAAAAAAAGAAGCAAGCAGCATTAGCTCGGAGGAAGATGAAAATGCAAGCCAACTGCACTCATCCATCAACTGTGACTTCATGA
- the etaa1a gene encoding ewing's tumor-associated antigen 1 isoform X2 translates to MKLAKEFDRNMVEQDISYGQEISELNEILGDGDSEQTICTKQANCDISTLEKVAETKITEQVEHDGRRTLPLLRLHSQISSQKSLDLEAEAAVNALFDGPTQYTNLPLSQGFSGDDSSSPKLNDYHTAGAVSTPAKGNTDHDRSMDITSVGEQVVSFSTAFKQKTIPHVSSPVELDLNNSKHDKRLVYEDSTTDFKLHQQKTIDIQPKGKTAAACSFESVLDNGFDDWTNDDWMEDDSFILQISQIPELIDSPTECTHFGNQSLDTPGQQVTKEFKDANEPKNNSDVVPSVSFMQSSISKSNSKEFVTKTLQFGKKSERAKPRATFTLQNKANCKISDEQSVKKCQPGKDFTGAINTVKKKEQKNSDFSTPQHVSNLSNVSLRKLTSLTCAKSFKQENRYDDSTQKKTEHSLVLQKLASSENSELNSVSMLASERPCGAGTEKGSDVVMQGTSSEFVVDDWNDAEFYSEIQNAFSESDILWETGDDDDDLNRMCDDVEKLIENQNSQVTLHTGMIELKVANGNRSLTNKNMHKNQCTNQLNGQQKHLNQNQPSKQNVLPSLRAQPTPTDLICTVCTITTSSTQSHHLNSVSNFQSKSLSNISKMCAVNVNRMASGSGSRNSIDASNIPGSANFGHGQKICTSTVTTGHPVPKSCGIAGLTRTPRFTFSKITSSSVIGIQGNTSSHAAQYAFGNRDHVKSSMEKCVQSSEITATIQYPTASLKRHFSDSTLELKVGGMVEKPVAKCSQQEIEKKKQAALARRKMKMQANCTHPSTVTS, encoded by the exons ATGAAGTTGGCAAAAGAATTTGATCGGAATATGGTAGAACAAGATATCAGTTATGGTCAAGAAATTAGTGAACTTAACGAGATTCTGGGCGATGGAGATTCAGAACAAACAATATGCACTAAGCAAGCAAACTGTGACATTTCAACATTGGAAAAGGTGGCTGAGACTAAAATTACTGAGCAAGTTGAACATGATGGAAGACGGACCCTTCCTTTGCTAAGGTTGCACAGTCAGATTAGTAGTCAGAAGTCATTGGATCTAGAAGCTGAAGCTGCTGTCAATGCCTTGTTTGATGGGCCCACTCAGTATACCAACCTTCCCTTGAGTCAGGGCTTCTCAGGAGATGACAGTTCAAGTCCGAAATTAAATGACTATCATACTGCCGGAGCAGTTTCAACACCTGCAAAAGGCAACACTGATCATGACAGGAGCATGGATATAACGAGTGTAGGAGAGCAAGTGGTTTCATTTTCAACTGCTTTTAAACAAAAGACAATTCCTCATGTCTCTTCGCCAGttgaactggatctaaacaacTCTAAACATGACAAAAGGTTGGTTTATGAAGATTCCACTACTGATTTTAAATTACACCAACAAAAGACAATTGACATTCAACCCAAAGGCAAAACAGCTGCAGCTTGTTCATTTGAGTCCGTCCTTGATAATGGGTTTGATGACTGGACGAATGATGACTGGATGGAAGATGACTCATTTATACTGCAAATTTCACAAATCCCAGAACTGATTGATTCTcccactgaatgcacacactttgGAAACCAGTCCTTGGATACCCCTGGCCAACAAGTTACAAAGGAGTTTAAGGATGCAAATGAGCCTAAGAATAATTCTGACGTAGTACCATCTGTGTCATTTATGCAAAGTTCTATCAGCAAGTCCAACAGCAAAGAGTTTGTAACCAAGACCTTACAGTTTGGAAAAAAGTCTGAAAGAGCAAAGCCAAGGGCTACGTTTACATTACAAAACAAAGCAAACTGTAAGATATCTGACGAGCAATCTGTCAAAAAATGTCAGCCAGGTAAAGACTTTACAGGTGCAATTAATACAGTaaagaaaaaagaacaaaagaaTTCTGATTTTTCAACACCTCAACATGTTTCCAACCTGTCTAATGTATCTCTAAGGAAATTGACTTCTTTGACTTGTGCAAAATCTTTTAAACAGGAGAATCGATATGATGACAGtacacagaaaaaaacagagCATTCCCTTGTTTTACAAAAGCTTGCTTCTAGTGAGAATTCTGAATTGAACTCGGTTAGTATGCTGGCATCTGAAAGACCCTGTGGTGCTGGCACAGAGAAGGGATCTGATGTTGTGATGCAGGGTACTTCTTCTGAGTTTGTGGTTGATGATTGGAATGATGCAGAGTTCTACAGTGAAATTCAAAACGCATTTTCTGAATCTGACATTTTATGGGAAactggtgatgatgatgatgatttaaACAGGATGTGTGATGATGTAGAAAAGCTGATTGAAAACCAGAATTCTCAAGTGACTTTACATACTGGAATGATAGAATTGAAGGTAGCGAATGGCAACCGGAGTTTAACAAACAAAAATATGCATAAAAATCAGTGTACCAATCAGCTTAATGGACAGCAAAAGCATTTAAATCAAAATCAACCATCAAAACAAAATGTCTTACCTTCATTGAGGGCTCAACCTACGCCAACAGATTTGATCTGCACAGTCTGTACTATAACTACGTCCTCTACACAAAGCCATCATTTGAATTCTGTAAGCAATTTCCAGAGTAAATCTTTATCAAATATATCCAAAATGTGCGCTGTGAATGTTAACAGAATGGCTTCTGGGTCTGGTTCAAGAAACTCTATTGATGCTTCAAATATTCCAGGTTCTGCAAACTTTGGCCATGGGCAGAAAATTTGCACGTCCACTGTGACCACAGGTCATCCAGTCCCCAAATCATGTGGTATAGCTGGCCTTACCAGAACTCCAAGATtcactttcagtaaaattacaagTTCTTCTGTGATTGGTATTCAAGGGAACACTAGTAGTCATGCAGCACAGTATGCTTTCGGCAACAGGGATCATGTAAAAAGCTCCATGGAAAAATGTGTTCAGTCAAGTGAAATTACTGCAACTATACAGTATCCAACAGCATCTCTAAAGAGACATTTCTCAGACTCTACTTTAGAGCTCAAAG ttggtggaatggtggagaagccAGTGGCAAAATGTTCTCAGCAAGAGATTGAAAAAAAGAAGCAAGCAGCATTAGCTCGGAGGAAGATGAAAATGCAAGCCAACTGCACTCATCCATCAACTGTGACTTCATGA